The following are encoded together in the Daphnia magna isolate NIES linkage group LG8, ASM2063170v1.1, whole genome shotgun sequence genome:
- the LOC123475467 gene encoding lysosomal acid glucosylceramidase-like isoform X3: MKSNNDFSGFGHLLPENYQPWAEYFVKFFEEYRKHDINFWALTAQNEPNNGRVPGCSWNCMGWSPEDQALFVGQNLGPTLANKGFGDVNIMVVDDQRTFMPSWPETVLADPEANKYVSGFGVHWYANNLVPPSVLTSTHEAFPDRFILATEACNGPYEEPVIMGSWERLESYAHDIIEDLNHWVAGWVDWNLVLDEGGGPNWAENYVDAPIIVNNTVDEFYKQPMFYAMGHFSKYIPEDSIRIELEISDSTRSLFGTAFLRPDGKRSIVILNRSDEERMISLVDADRVDGTLTLICPARSIHTIVYV; the protein is encoded by the exons ATGAAGAGTAATAATGACTTCTCCGGCTTTGGTCATCTTTTACCGGAAAACTATCAACCATGGGCAGAATACTTCGTCAA GTTTTTTGAAGAATATCGGAAGCATGACATCAATTTTTGGGCACTCACTGCACAGAACGAGCCTAATAACGGACGAGTTCCAG GATGTTCATGGAATTGTATGGGTTGGAGCCCCGAAGATCAAGCGTTGTTTGTAGGCCAAAACCTTGGCCCAACGTTGGCTAACAAAGGGTTTGGTGACGTTAACATCATGGTTGTGGATGACCAGCGGACGTTTATGCCTAGCTGGCCCGAAACG GTACTAGCAGATCCTGAAGCCAATAAATACGTCTCCGGCTTCGGTGTCCATTGGTACGCAAACAATCTGGTGCCACCTTCCGTTTTGACCTCCACACATGAAGCCTTTCCTGACCGGTTTATACTTGCCACAGAAGCTTGTAATG GACCCTATGAAGAACCAGTCATTATGGGTTCGTGGGAACGGCTGGAATCTTATGCACATGACATTATTGAG GACCTCAACCATTGGGTTGCCGGTTGGGTGGATTGGAATCTTGTTTTGGACGAAGGTGGTGGACCAAACTGGGCTGAGAACTACGTAGACGCACCAATTATTGTGAACAACACCGTAGACGAGTTCTATAAGCAGCCTATGTTTTACGCAATGGGACATTTTTCCAAGTACATCCCTGAAGATTCCATCAGGATTGAATTGGAAATAAGTGATAGTACTAGGAGCTTGTTTGGAACGGCCTTCCTACGTCCGGACGGCAAACGATCGATCGTTATTTTAAATCG CTCGGATGAAGAAAGGATGATTTCGTTGGTAGACGCTGATCGAGTCGATGGAACGCTTACATTGATTTGCCCAGCCCGATCCATCCATACCATtgtatacgtctga
- the LOC123475467 gene encoding lysosomal acid glucosylceramidase-like isoform X2, with protein MTSPALVIFYRKTINHGQNTSSNHVNRFFEEYRKHDINFWALTAQNEPNNGRVPGCSWNCMGWSPEDQALFVGQNLGPTLANKGFGDVNIMVVDDQRTFMPSWPETVLADPEANKYVSGFGVHWYANNLVPPSVLTSTHEAFPDRFILATEACNGKLTDFIFKNENLIKYSNKTLFYCSGPYEEPVIMGSWERLESYAHDIIEDLNHWVAGWVDWNLVLDEGGGPNWAENYVDAPIIVNNTVDEFYKQPMFYAMGHFSKYIPEDSIRIELEISDSTRSLFGTAFLRPDGKRSIVILNRSDEERMISLVDADRVDGTLTLICPARSIHTIVYV; from the exons ATGACTTCTCCGGCTTTGGTCATCTTTTACCGGAAAACTATCAACCATGGGCAGAATACTTCGTCAA ATCATGTAAACAGGTTTTTTGAAGAATATCGGAAGCATGACATCAATTTTTGGGCACTCACTGCACAGAACGAGCCTAATAACGGACGAGTTCCAG GATGTTCATGGAATTGTATGGGTTGGAGCCCCGAAGATCAAGCGTTGTTTGTAGGCCAAAACCTTGGCCCAACGTTGGCTAACAAAGGGTTTGGTGACGTTAACATCATGGTTGTGGATGACCAGCGGACGTTTATGCCTAGCTGGCCCGAAACG GTACTAGCAGATCCTGAAGCCAATAAATACGTCTCCGGCTTCGGTGTCCATTGGTACGCAAACAATCTGGTGCCACCTTCCGTTTTGACCTCCACACATGAAGCCTTTCCTGACCGGTTTATACTTGCCACAGAAGCTTGTAATGGTAAGCTCACAGATTTCatatttaaaaacgaaaatcttATAAAATACAGCaataaaacattattttattgTTCAGGACCCTATGAAGAACCAGTCATTATGGGTTCGTGGGAACGGCTGGAATCTTATGCACATGACATTATTGAG GACCTCAACCATTGGGTTGCCGGTTGGGTGGATTGGAATCTTGTTTTGGACGAAGGTGGTGGACCAAACTGGGCTGAGAACTACGTAGACGCACCAATTATTGTGAACAACACCGTAGACGAGTTCTATAAGCAGCCTATGTTTTACGCAATGGGACATTTTTCCAAGTACATCCCTGAAGATTCCATCAGGATTGAATTGGAAATAAGTGATAGTACTAGGAGCTTGTTTGGAACGGCCTTCCTACGTCCGGACGGCAAACGATCGATCGTTATTTTAAATCG CTCGGATGAAGAAAGGATGATTTCGTTGGTAGACGCTGATCGAGTCGATGGAACGCTTACATTGATTTGCCCAGCCCGATCCATCCATACCATtgtatacgtctga
- the LOC123475467 gene encoding lysosomal acid glucosylceramidase-like isoform X1, which yields MKSNNDFSGFGHLLPENYQPWAEYFVKFFEEYRKHDINFWALTAQNEPNNGRVPGCSWNCMGWSPEDQALFVGQNLGPTLANKGFGDVNIMVVDDQRTFMPSWPETVLADPEANKYVSGFGVHWYANNLVPPSVLTSTHEAFPDRFILATEACNGKLTDFIFKNENLIKYSNKTLFYCSGPYEEPVIMGSWERLESYAHDIIEDLNHWVAGWVDWNLVLDEGGGPNWAENYVDAPIIVNNTVDEFYKQPMFYAMGHFSKYIPEDSIRIELEISDSTRSLFGTAFLRPDGKRSIVILNRSDEERMISLVDADRVDGTLTLICPARSIHTIVYV from the exons ATGAAGAGTAATAATGACTTCTCCGGCTTTGGTCATCTTTTACCGGAAAACTATCAACCATGGGCAGAATACTTCGTCAA GTTTTTTGAAGAATATCGGAAGCATGACATCAATTTTTGGGCACTCACTGCACAGAACGAGCCTAATAACGGACGAGTTCCAG GATGTTCATGGAATTGTATGGGTTGGAGCCCCGAAGATCAAGCGTTGTTTGTAGGCCAAAACCTTGGCCCAACGTTGGCTAACAAAGGGTTTGGTGACGTTAACATCATGGTTGTGGATGACCAGCGGACGTTTATGCCTAGCTGGCCCGAAACG GTACTAGCAGATCCTGAAGCCAATAAATACGTCTCCGGCTTCGGTGTCCATTGGTACGCAAACAATCTGGTGCCACCTTCCGTTTTGACCTCCACACATGAAGCCTTTCCTGACCGGTTTATACTTGCCACAGAAGCTTGTAATGGTAAGCTCACAGATTTCatatttaaaaacgaaaatcttATAAAATACAGCaataaaacattattttattgTTCAGGACCCTATGAAGAACCAGTCATTATGGGTTCGTGGGAACGGCTGGAATCTTATGCACATGACATTATTGAG GACCTCAACCATTGGGTTGCCGGTTGGGTGGATTGGAATCTTGTTTTGGACGAAGGTGGTGGACCAAACTGGGCTGAGAACTACGTAGACGCACCAATTATTGTGAACAACACCGTAGACGAGTTCTATAAGCAGCCTATGTTTTACGCAATGGGACATTTTTCCAAGTACATCCCTGAAGATTCCATCAGGATTGAATTGGAAATAAGTGATAGTACTAGGAGCTTGTTTGGAACGGCCTTCCTACGTCCGGACGGCAAACGATCGATCGTTATTTTAAATCG CTCGGATGAAGAAAGGATGATTTCGTTGGTAGACGCTGATCGAGTCGATGGAACGCTTACATTGATTTGCCCAGCCCGATCCATCCATACCATtgtatacgtctga